The region ATCTTCCCATTCTTCACAAGCTAACACAGTATggaggaaacagagcagagaatAAGTGAACATGATTActgaaaataccgcatgaggtaaacaTGAATTGTCAGGCAGTTTTTTGGGAAATAACCAGGAGCGTCGCtatccccaaagatcagtggcacgtgcctcggatctgtcctggggtgcctcggatctgtcctggggtgccccggatgtcccccagcagAGTAGAGCTACCACAGCAGCCAGTATGCCCCTtataggcaccatagcacccagcatgaaaccataccacccgtgaccacacccacattcctgtgcatggccacacccacttttcagctggagtgcccaaaagtgcgccGGATTTCTTAGGATCCTAACAATGCCCCTGTAAATAACCAAGCTATTACCACATGTGTAAACATCTTAGCGAAtgtggcatagctcccaactgtccctctttcaggactttgtccccctttctatgtaaatatttgtatttctctactaaaagtatgtttgattgactctaaactttattcccaacctttaaattgatatattactgattttaaaatgttactatgaaggaaaatgaaccaggatagaaaggaccagtgtggtatgaattataaaacaacatatttttcatattaaatctttatggtatgcgtgactaggggtgtggcgggggcgtgatcaggggtgtggcaggggcgtggcttaagtgtccctcgttCTCATCTCAAAATCTTGGGAGGtattatgtgggggggggggggggggggaatcacactCCAATAGACGGCAGGAGTAGTGTGGGATCAACAAAGACTAGTGCCATTTCTCTAGTGTAATTTTCTCTGCGATCACAGCAGACAGACTGTAAATACAGAGCAGTCCACACACAGGATTGTAGTTTTACAGATTCtgttatcagtggcgtagctaaggagctgtgggccccgatgcaagttttacaatgggcccccctcagcactctatgcataacaattgatactgcgtaccaaaacctgccaatggcaactacagtgtcagaggtgcaaaaagggaatGGGGAACCGTCTGTtactgattactactattcaaagtatctatagaagtgattattatgagcacaggaccaatagagagctaatactgtgcttgagggagggcccttcagggcccctgtggcacaagggccctgatgcggtcgcaacctctgcaacccctattgctacgcccctgtctgttATACATGACAAAGAGAccattcttttttaaaaaaagaaatagtaCCTATAAAGTAGGTCCAGTTGGACATATGGTGCATAGAAAAAAATCTAGAATGCTGAATGCGGTATTTGTCCGAACCCTGGTGTTTTACCGGTCGTGTCTTAGTGAAGGACGATGACCGGCTATATGTTCGGTGATCTTGTACAGTTGGATGGTGAGATGTCAGGATTGATGGTTCTTACATGTGGGCGGaccttcagggctcgtttccaatatagcgaatccgcatgcgggcactgcatgcggattcgcatactcaatgttagtggatggggctgtttccacgtgtgcggcggcggcggcgtttttcggtgcgggaaaaatctgcacgacagggtcgtcagatttcacgtgcggcaggaatgcgggcgaatcgccgctaatgcattcaatagggaaattgcatgcggctttgtcatgcggatttccccgcgatttcgcaggcgatttcgcatgaaaggcaatggaactttacacaggcagtgacatggttaaattcgcctggctccttgccatgcgaaatcgcatgcgaaatcgcaggtaaatccgcatggggaaacgcagccgcatgcgatttcttcagcggtggaatccaggcgattccgcaccgctacagtggaaacgagccctcagacgcAGCAGCTTTTGCATACGGGCGGACCTTCAGACGCAAAGGCGATGGCTCTTACATGTGGGCGGACCTTCAGACGCAGCGGCTCTTACATGTGGGCGGACCTTCAGACGCAGCAGCTCTTGCATACGGGTGGACCTTCAGATGCAGAGGCGGTGGCTCTTACATGTGGGCGGACCTTCAGACGCAGCAGCTCTTACATACAGGCGGACGTTCAGACACAGTGGCTCTTACATGTGGGCGGACCTTCAAATGCAGCGGCTCTTGTGGGCAGAGCTTCAGACGCAGTGGCTCTTACATACGGACGGACATTCAGACGCAGCGGCTCTTACGTACGTACGGATCTTCAGACGCAGCGGCTCTTACATACGGACGGACCATCAGACGCAGAGGCGGTGGCTCTTACATGTGGGCGGACCTTCAGACGCAGCGGCTCTTACATGCGGGCGGACCTTCAGACGCAGTGGCTCTTACATACGGACGGACATTCAGACGCAGCGGCTCTTACGTACGTACGGATCTTCAGACGCAGCGGCTCTTACATACGGACGGACCATCAGACGCAGAGGCGGTGGCTCTTACATGTGGGCGGACCTTCAGACGCAGCGGCTCTTACATGCGGGCGGACCTTCAGACGCAGTGGCTCTTACATACGGACGGACATTCAGACGCAGCGGCTCTTACGTACGGACAGATCTTCAGACGCAGTGGCTCTTACATACGGACGGACCATCAGACACAGAGGCGGTGGCTCTTACATGTGGGCGGACCTTCAGACGCAGCGGCTCTTACATACGGACGGACATTCAGACGCAGCGGCTCTTACGTACGTACGGATCTTCAGACGCAGCGGCTCTTACATACGGACGGACCATCAGACGCAGAGGCGGTGGCTCTTACATGTGGGCGGACCTTCAGACGCAGTGGCTCTTACATACGGACGGACCATCAGACGCAGAGGCGGTGGCTCTTACATGCGGGCGGACCTTCAGACGCAGTGGCTCTTACATACGGACGGACATTCAGACGCAGCGGCTCTTACGTACGTACGGATCTTCAGACGCAGCGGCTCTTACATACGGACGGACCATCAGACGCAGAGGCGGTGGCTCTTACATGTGGGCGGACCTTCAGACGCAGCGGCTCTTACATGCGGGCGGACCTTCAGACGCAGTGGCTCTTACATACGGACGGACATTCAGACGCAGCGGCTCTTACGTACGTACGGATCTTCAGACGCAGCGGCTCTTACATACGGACGGACATTCAGACGCAGCGGCTCTTACATACGGACAGACCTTCAGACGCAGTGGCTCTTACATACGGATGGACCATCAGACGCAGAGGCGGTGGCTCTTACATGTGGGCGGACCTTCAGACACAGCAGCGGTGGTTCTTACATACGGACCTTCAGATGCAGCGGCTCTTGCATGTGGGCGGACCTTCAGATGCAGCGGCCCCTTCTGATGTGCTACACAGCAAAACTGGCATTCAAATCCATAATACAAAGAAAGTGATTTTGAAGttaaaagaggacctgtagtgaaaatagcataatgaataaaattgcttattgtttgcaatattcacttataaatgattttgccagtgtttgcccactgtaaaatctttcctcttccttatttacatcctgacatttatcactgtaggtgagatctttagtcctgccaagtgatctgtacagaatgttcattactgagagctatatgcacagagacagagatacagagggtatcagctgctgattgggatgaagttcagtcctaggttacagttcctctttaaaggggaactgaagagagaggtatatggaggctgccatgtttatttccttttcagcaataccagttgcctggcagccctgctgatcctctgcctctaatactattagccatagcccctgaacaagcatgcagcagatcaggtgtttcagactttaaagtcagatctgactagattagctgcatgcttgtttctggtgttattcagatactactgcagagaaatagaccagcaggactgccaggcaactggtattgattaaacggaaataaatatggcagcctccgtatacctcttacttcagttcccctttaaagaggaccacCACAGTAGATACTAAAATCtggcagcctgcaagtaaaacaaagttatatttacctgagaaGCCTTGTCCCACGATGCCAtcccgaagtccctgcatcacccgacttccggcacctggccccgcctcctctcttcCCCCCCGCACCCGCGATGCCgtcccgaagtccctgcatcacctgacttccggtgcctggccccgcctcctctccccccctccccccccccgcacccgcgATGCAgtcccgaagtccctgcatcacctgAACTCCGGCGCctggacccctcccccccccctcgcaccCGCGATGCCgtcccgaagtccctgcatcacccgacttctgccacctggccccgcctcctctctctccgcAGAGAAAAACGCCAAGCTGTTTACTGTTGTTTTACATGTAGACTGCCTGGTTTTATTATTtactctggaggtcctctttaagctttAAGCTCATGAATTGGACTGTGAGTTCCTCTTCAGCCCAGCAATGTCGTTTTTCGTAGATCTTGGCGTGGAATTCTTGTCGCGTGACAGCGCCGAGGCCGGAATCTTTTTTCCACATTGTGGATGAGCATTTGTGGCGTCTCATCGATCTGCAgccttccttttttcctttcgctTTGCCTGGAAAGGCGATCCGCCCTGGGAGCTGGCTGGATTAGCAGTAATGGAGGGAAGGTCGGGCGGTTTTTGTATAACGCAGGCTGGGAATCGGCAGTTTAGTGCAGCGCAGGGAGCGGTGACTGAAGCATGGCAGCTGCTGCTCCCTGTGATTCGCCATCAGAAGGCGGCACGACCGTCGCTagcggaggagggggggggggattttaatggTGGAAATTATTTTCCACTGaattgcttaaaggaccactatagtgcaAAAAGTAGGCAGTCTGAcagtagtaagataccagcccgcctccctaatcacttgcacactattttgtcagttaggctTTGGTTTCAAATGAAACTGgtccttattcagttcactttttctccaacattacctttaaagtggacctaaactcagaacttcctctctgctctaaaacataagcaacagcatattaacctttaaagaaaagcatttctttgttacagctgatcaaatcctgcaataaatctgcagtttgtctacttcctgctttcatggaaacagacatattgttaacatcctgtgctctcaaatgagcttatctgctgtggcagtcagctgacacagctgatgaatcaaattacagcttgtgattagacacagatgagggggaattagaaaggccaaactctctaagtacatacagggtgccctGTCCAGAGGAAGTGATGGTGTCCTGCGTCCTCCGGTACAGGAAGCAGCGACAACCTCGTTCCCCCTCCAGCGCTGGAAGCAGTGGCGTTGTCCTGCGTCCCCCCTCCGGCACAGGAAGTAGTGGCATCCTGCGTTCCCCCTCCGGAACAGGAAGCGGCAGCGTTGTCCTGTGTTCCCTCTCTCCGGCGCAGGAAGCAGTGGCGTTATCCTGCGTTCCCCCTCTGGCGCAGGAAGCAGCGGCGTTGTCCCGCGTTCCCTCTCCGGCGCAGGAAGCAGCAGCGTTGTCCTGCGTTCCCCCTCTGGCGCAGGAAGCAGCGGCGTTGTCCCGCGTTCCCTCTCCGGCGCAGGAAGCAGCAGCATTGTCCTGCGTTCCCTCTCTCCGGCGCAGGAAGCAGTGGCGTTATCCTGCGTTCCCCCTCTGGCGCAGGAAGCAGCGGCGTTGTCCCGCGTTCCCTCTCCGGCGCAGGAAGCAGCAGCGTTGTCCTGCGTTCCCCCTCTGGCGCAGAAAGCAGCGGCGTTGTCCCGCGTTCCCTCTCCGGCGCAGGAAGCAGCGGCGTTGTCCTGCGTTTCCCTCCGGTACAGGAAGCAGCGGCGTTGTCCTGCGTTCCCTCTCCGGCGCAGGAAGCAGTGGCGTTGTCCTGCGTTCCCCCTCCAGCGCAGGAAGCAGTGGCGTTGTCCTGCGTTCCCCCTCCGGCACAGGAAGCAGCGGCGTATTCCTGCGTTTCCCCTCCGGCGCAGGAAGCAGTGGCATTGTCCTGCGTTTCCCCTCTGGTGCAGGAAGCAGCAGCATTGTCCTGCGTTTCCCCTCTGGCGCAGGAAGCAGCGGCGTTGTCCAGCGTTCCCTCTCCGGCGCAGGAAGCAGTGGCATTGTCCTGCGTTTCCCCTCTGGCGCAGGAAGCAGCAGCGTTGTCCTGCGTTTCCCCTCTGGCGCAGGAAGCAGCGGCGTTGTCCCGCGTTCTCTCTCCGGCGCAGGAAGCAGCAGCATTGTCCTGCGTTTCCCCTCTGGCGCAGGAAGCAGCGGCGTTGTCCCGCGTTCTCTCTCCGGCGCAGGAAGCAGCAGCATTGTCCTGCGTTTCCCCTCTGGCGCAGGAAGCAGCGGCGTTGTCCCGCATTCTCTCTCCGGCGCAGGAAGCAGCAGCATTGTCCTGCGTTTCCCCTCTGGCGCAGGAAGCAGCGGCGTTGTCCCGCGTTCTCTCTCCGGCGCAGGAAGCAGCAGCATTGTCCTGCGTTTCCCCTCTGGCGCAGGAAGCAGCGGCGTTGTCCCGCGTTCCCTCTCCGGCGCAGGAAGCAGTGGCGTTGTCCTGCGTTCCCCCTCTGGCACAGGAAGCAGCAGCATTGTCCTGCGTTCCCTCTCCGGCGCAGGAAGCAGCGGCGTTGTCCCGCGTTCCCTCTCCGGTACAGGAAGCAGCGGCGTTGTCCTGCGTTCCCCCTCCAGCGCAGGAAGCGGCGGTGTTGTCCTGCGTTCCCCCTCCGGCACAGGAAGCAGCAGTGTCCTCGTTCCCCCTCCAGCGCAGGAAGCAGCGGCCTGGAGACGGGTTTGGCATACTGTAGCATACACAGGGGC is a window of Hyperolius riggenbachi isolate aHypRig1 chromosome 6, aHypRig1.pri, whole genome shotgun sequence DNA encoding:
- the LOC137521852 gene encoding polysialoglycoprotein-like encodes the protein MPNPSPGRCFLRWRGNEDTAASCAGGGTQDNTAASCAGGGTQDNAAASCTGEGTRDNAAASCAGEGTQDNAAASCARGGTQDNATASCAGEGTRDNAAASCARGETQDNAAASCAGERTRDNAAASCARGETQDNAAASCAGERMRDNAAASCARGETQDNAAASCAGERTRDNAAASCARGETQDNAAASCAGERTRDNAAASCARGETQDNAAASCARGETQDNATASCAGEGTLDNAAASCARGETQDNAAASCTRGETQDNATASCAGGETQEYAAASCAGGGTQDNATASCAGGGTQDNATASCAGEGTQDNAAASCTGGKRRTTPLLPAPERERGTTPLLSAPEGERRTTLLLPAPERERGTTPLLPAPEGERRITPLLPAPERGNAGQCCCFLRRRGNAGQRRCFLRQRGNAGQRCCFLRRRGNAGQRRCFLRQRGNAG